CAGTGACGTAGATCCAGTCACCAACTTTAGCGCCGGAGCGCGTCAGTGCTTTATCATTGGGGATGATCCCTTTGGCACAAATGGTAATCGTCAGCGGCCCCTGGGTGGTATCTCCGCCAATCAGCTGAACATTATAGTATTCGGCAATTTCATGCATGCCTTCGGTAAACGCTTCCAGCCACGCCATATCGACCTCGGGTAAGGTCAAACCTATAGAGATCCAGGTCGGCTCGGCACCCATCGCAGCCAGATCACTGAGATTGACGGCTAAAGCACGATGCCCCAGGGCTCTGGGTGGAATGTCTTCAAAGAAGTGTACACCCGCAACCAGGGTGTCTGTGGTAATGGCAAGTTGGTGCTTTTCAGGAACCGTCACTATGGCACAATCATCACCAATGCCAACCTTTACATCACGACGCGCAATGCCACGCCCCTTGAAGTAATGATTGATTAACTCAAATTCCTTCATACATTAAAAAAGCCGGCCTATGCCGGCTCTCCTCACGGTCTCGATTACTTGCGGATTATCTTAACCGCTTTGTCCAGTACGCCGTTGACAAATTTGTGACTGTCTTCGGCACCAAACATTTTCGCCAGCTCAATCCCTTCGTTAATGGCGACTTTGTAAGGGACGTCTTCGCGGAACTTTAACTCGTAAATGCTGACGCGCAATACGGCTTTTTCAACCATATCCAGGTCATCAAATGGACGAGATAAATGCGGCGTCATCAATTCATCTAGCTGTTTGCAGTTTACTGCAACACCACGTGCCAGATCCTTGAAGTACTCTACATCCACCTTTGAAACGTCGTTTTCGATCAGCATTTGCTGCTCGATATCAGCAATGGGGTTGCCACTTAGCTGCCAAGAATATACTGCCTGAAGGGCAAGGACACGCGCCTTACGTCTAGCTGCTGGTTTCACTGAGATTCCTCTTAAATTTGCTCTAGCACGTTAACCATTTCTAGTGCACCAAGTGCAGCTTCGCCACCCTTGTTGCCCATTTTGGTTCCCGCGCGCTCGATGGCCTGCTCAATACTCTCCGTGGTTAACACACCAAAGGCAACCGGGATATCGTAGTCCATGGACACGCTCGCCAGGCCTTTGTTTGACTCATTTGCAACCAGGTCGAAATGAGGTGTACCGCCACGAATGATGACACCTAATGCAATGATGGCATCGTGTTCTTTTTTCATTGCAACACGCTTAGCCGCTAAAGGTAATTCTACTGCACCCGGTACATACACAACAGTGATGTCCTCGTCCTTTACGCCACCTGTACGCTTTAACTCATCAACAGCGCCTTCCAGCAGGCTTTTGCCAATAAAGTCGTTAAAACGAGAGATGACAATGGCAAATTTCTTGCCCGGTGCGTATTTATTACCTTCGATGATTTTCATTAGATGATTCCTAATCTAGTATAAGCAATTGCCAAATTGAGGCGCATAATAGCATAGAAAAAGACGAAACGCCTACAGGGAAATCCCTGTCAGGCGCCCGTGCCATTATAAGTAAATTATTGAGGTTCGACGTAATCGACAACTTCTAAGTGGAAGCCCGACAGTGCGTGATATTTTTTCGGTAAACTCATCAGGCGCATTTTGCTGATCCCCAGATCAGCGAGAATTTGAGAGCCCACACCCACGGTTCTGGAGGTGCCCTGGAACTTACGATAATTGGGTTTTTCACCGGCATCTTCCGCTGCAAACGCCTTCACCAGCTGCTCCAGATCTTCGGTTTTCTCTTGTTTACCAAGGATCACTAACACACCGTCATTATCCGCGATGTACTTCATTGCGCCATGTAAGGTCCAGCTGCGATCTGCACTGCGGTCTGACAACAAAGTATCATTGAACGTACTTTGCAAATGCACTCTGACCAGGGTTGCCTCGTCAGCATTGATTTCGCCTTTAAGCAGTGCGTAATGTAACTGGTTGTCTATGGTGTCTTTATAAGTAACCAGCTCGAACTCGCCATATTCAGTTGGCAGTTTACACTGGGCCACTTTTTCGATGGTCGTTTCGTTGAGGTTACGATATTCGATTAGATCGGCGATGGTGCCAATTTTGATGTCATGCTCTTTGGCGAACACTTCCAGCTCTGGGCGTCTTGCCATGGTGCCGTCCGGATTGAGGATTTCCACAATCACAGAAGAAGGCTCAAGGCCTGCCAGGCGCGCTAAGTCGCAACCTGCTTCGGTGTGACCTGCACGGGTCAAGACCCCACCGGGCTGTGCCATAATTGGGAAGATGTGGCCAGGCTGCACTATGTCTTCAGGCACCGCGCCTTTGGCGACTGCAGCCTGGACGGTGCGGGCACGGTCGGCCGCTGAAATCCCCGTCGTCACGCCTTTGGCAGCTTCGATAGACATAGTAAAATTGGTTGAAAACTGGGCGCCGTTGTTTTTCACCATCAGCGGTAAGTCAAGCTGCTGGCAACGCTCCTGCGTCATGGTCAGACAGATCAAGCCACGGCCGTAGGTCGCCATAAAGTTAATGGCTTCTGGCGTGATATGCTCCGCCGCGATGATCAGATCGCCTTCATTTTCCCGGTCTTCATCATCCATAAGAATGACCATTTTACCGGCTTTGATGTCGTCGATGATTTCTTGTGCGCTGTTTAAGCTCATAATCTTCCCGTTTTTAAGTGCGTTATAGGCAAGTTATTTAATAAAGCCAGCTTTGGCCAGTAAGCTGGTTGTGAGAGTTGATTGCTGCGTTGCAGCCGGTTCGCCCTGGATCAACCTTTCCAGATAACGTGATATCTGATCCACTTCTAGGTTGATTAAGGTCCCCACCTTAAAGTCGACAATGGTGGTTTCCTGTGCGGTATGCGGCACAATTGTCAACTTAAATTTATCGCCATCCAGGTCATTAACCGTCAGACTGATCCCATCGATGGCCACGGATCCTTTATACGGTATGTACTTCATCAGTTGCGCAGGCGCTTTAAGCCAGTACTCAGTGGCACGGGCGTTGGGCTGCACCGCAACCACTTCGGCAATGCCATCAACATGACCAGAGACCAGATGCCCGCCGAGTCGTGACGTAGGCTGAAGTGCCTTCTCAAGGTTGACTTTTTGTCCTACCCGATACTCCCCGAAGCGGGTCAGTTGCAGCGTTTCGTTAGACACATCGGCACGAAAACCGTCCGAGAACTTTTCAACAACGGTCAGGCACACCCCATTGGTCGCAATGCTGTCGCCCAGTTGCACATCATCCATATCCAGTGTTGCGCTGCTAACCCGCACGCTGAGATCACCTTGCTTGAGCGTTAACTCGGTCAATGTGCCCGTTGCTTCAATGATGCCTGTAAACATAATGCCTTACTTACCTTGTTGTTTGTGTGCCGTAATACGAATATCGGTGCCAATCGAGGAGACCTCGGTGAACTGTAGTTCAGTGATCTGGTTCATTGACGAAAGCGCTGCACTGTTGAATAAGTCTCTGCCATCCGTGCCTATGATCTTAGGCGCCAGATAAATCAGATATTCATCAATCAGCCCTTGCTGATGCATGGCCCCCGCGAGCGTCGCCCCCGCTTCCAGCCAGATCTGATTAATATTGCGCTCAGCCAGCGTATTCAGCGCCGCTTGCAGGTCAATTTTACCTGCCCGGGTGTTAATCTTAATTTGCTCTACGAAATGTGGCCAGTTGTGCTGATTATCAAGGTCTGAACGCAAAATAACGACGGGAGATGGGATTTTAAATAACGCCAGCTCGGGATGCAGACGGTTTTGCGAGTCGATGATCACCCGAACAGGCTGACGCCACTGCTCTACGGGACGCTCAATATCCGTCAATTCTTCTGCCCTTACATTGAGACGCGCATCGTCGACCAGCACAGTATCAGCGCCGGTCAAAATCGCGCAACTTTGTGCCCGGCCCAGCTGTACATCGCGCCGTGCAGCGGGCCCGGTGATCCATTTACTTTCGCCATTACCCAGTGCCGTTTTACCATCCAGACTTGCTGCGAGTTTACAGATCACATACGGACGCCCCTGCTCCATACGTTTCAAAAAGCCCTTATTCAGTGCACGAGCCTGCTGCTCGAGCAACCCAAAAGCCGTTTCTATCCCGGCCTCATTGAGCATCGCAAGCCCTCGCCCGGCCACTTCCGGGTTGGGGTCAACCATAGCGGCAATGACTTTGCTCACGCCGGCCTCAATCAGCCCTTTCGCGCACGGGGGTGTACGACCGTAATGACTGCAGGGCTCCAGGGTGACATAGGCTGTTGCACCACGGGCGCGCGCTTGGGCTTGTCGTAGCGCATGAACTTCTGCATGAGGCTCGCCGGCGCGCAAATGAAAGCCTTCACCAACAATTTCACCGTTATTGACGATGACGCAGCCAACATTGGGATTTGGGGTAGTAGTAAAGCGGCCCTGTTGCGCCAGTTCAATGGCGCGCGCCATATAAGTCTGATCGGCTTGTGTAAAACTCATTCGTCCCCCAGTCGGGCAATTTCTTCGCCAAACTCTTTCACGTCTTCAAAACAGCGATAGACCGACGCAAAACGAACATAGGCCACTTTATCGAGTTTTTTCAGCGCTTCCATAATGCATTCACCCACCAGCTGACTGGGCACTTCGCGCTCACCGGTGGCGCGCAACTGAGACTTTATCTGATGGACCACTTCTTCAATCTGCTCGGTACTCACCGGACGCTTCTCCAGTGCGCGATGCAGACCATTTTGCAACTTATCTTCATTGAATGGCTCTCGTGAGCCATCTTGTTTAATGACCCTGGGCATCACCAGCTCAGCGCCTTCAAAGGTCGTGAAACGCTCATGACATAAAATACATTCACGCCGCCTGCGAACCTGATGGCCCGAGCCGACTAACCGCGAATCAATCACTTTAGTTTCTTTTGCTGTACAAAATGGGCAGTGCATAAACGCTCACTATGAAAAACTGACAAACACCCAAACCGCCTCATTTAATTGAGAGCACACTTTGAGCCAATTGCCAGAAGTATATCAAGATAGTGCCAGCGGGTGCACATAAAAAAGGCCGCACTCAGTGCAGCCTTCTTTGATATCTCTGTAGTATCTGAGATTTATGCGTATACAGGCAGTTTAGCGCAGATTGCTTTTACTTTTTCTTTCACTTGTGCCTGAACTGACTCGTCTTCGATGTTGTCCAGTACATCACAGATCCAGCCTGCCAGCTCGCTTGCTTCAGCTTCTTTAAAGCCACGACGGGTAATTGCCGGTGAACCAATGCGCAGACCTGAAGTAACGAACGGAGAACGCGGATCGTTAGGTACTGAGTTCTTGTTAACCGTGATGTTGGCACGGCCAAGTGCTGCATCGGCATCTTTACCTGTGATGTCTTTGTCAATCAAATCCAGCAGGAACAGGTGGTTGTCAGTCTTACCAGAAACCACTTTGTAGCCACGCTCCTGAAGTACAGCCACCATAGCTTGGGCGTTTTTAACCACTTGCGTCTGGTAAGCTTTGAAGTCGTCCTGTAACGCTTCTTTGAAAGCAACGGCTTTGGCTGCAATCACGTGACACAGAGGACCACCCTGACCGCCCGGGAAAACCGCGCTGTTAAGCTTTTTATAGATGTCGGCGTCGCCACATGCAGACAGGATCAGACCACCACGAGGACCCGCCAGGGTTTTGTGAGTCGTCGTAGTCACAACGTGTGCGTGTGGGATTGGGCTTGGGTAGATACCTGCCGCAACCAAACCAGCAACGTGTGCCATATCAACCAGCAGGTAAGCACCTACTTTGTCTGCAATTTCGCGGAACTTAGCCCAGTCAACAATACCTGAGTAAGCCGAGAAACCACCGATGATCATTTTTGGCTTGTGCTCTAATGCCAGCGCTTCTACCTGCGCGTAGTCAATTTCACCAGTCTCTTCATTCAGACCGTACTGAATCGCATTGTAAGTTTTACCTGAGAAGTTCACGTGAGAGCCGTGTGTCAGGTGACCGCCGTGTGCCAGGCTCATACCCAGAACGGTGTCGTGCGGCTGAAGCAGTGCCTGGAAAACCGCGGCATTTGCCTGAGAACCTGCGTGTGGCTGAACGTTGGCGTAGTCACAACCAAACAGTTCACAGGCACGGTCAATCGCCAGTTGCTCAACCACGTCAACGTGCTCACAGCCACCGTAGTAGCGCTTACCCGGATAACCTTCAGCATATTTGTTAGTTAACTGCGACCCCTGAGCCTCTAGTACACGCGGGCTACAGTAGTTTTCAGATGCGATAAGCTCGATGTGCTCTTCCTGACGGGTTGTTTCCGACTGGATCGCTTGAGCTAGTTCAGGGTCAAAATCTGCAATATTCATGTTACGTTCTAACATGGTGTCTCCTAGGTACACGTAAGATTGGTTTTTGAAGGCTTGATTGTACGCAAATTGCGGCCATTTGCCTATGAAATCGGCGTGAGCCTATTTAATCAGGGATTGAATTTATTTCACAGTGTTTGGGGGATGATATTTTTTTATTTAAACATTTACATTTTTTATTAAAATACGAAATTACATTTCAAATTGAAATATACTGAATGCGCTTTGCTGGTGCCTCAGAGCGTCACCAGCAAAGCAACCTACCAGGGTTTAACGTGTCAGACGCGCCAATACGGCCTGTTTAAGGGCAGCATAATCGGCAGACAAAGGCTCAGCCAGGCAGGGTTTTTCAAGCGCCGTTGCCAGCGCCTCTGGCATCTCTATCGCCTGCTCCAGCACCGCTTCCACCGTTTCTCTGAACTTGGCAGGGTGTGCGGTTGCCAGAAAAATTCCGGTTTCTTCGGGCTGACCGTCCAGCAGTAGCCCTTCATAGGCAATTGCAGTATGAGGCTCTGTCACGTACCCGGCTTTTGCCACCGTACGCATCACTTGCTGGGTTCTCTCTTCAGATACAGAACGTGAATAAAATTCATACTTAGGAAAGTACCCCTGTTTCAACATGGACTCAACCCGAGGCCAGTTATTAGGTTTACTCACATCCATCGCATTGGAAATTGACTCTAAAGTCGCATTCGGCTGCCACTGACCGGAGTCCAGATAACGGGGCACAGTGTCATTTTGATTGGTGGTCGCACTGAGGCGTTTTACCGGCAATCCCAGTGCGGCGGCAATCATGGCCGCACACACATTGCCGAAGTTACCACTGGGCACAGAAACATGCACCTGCTGACGCTGAGCCGCATTAAGCTGGGCAAATGCCTCAAAGTAGTAGCAAACCTGGGCCAGCAGGCGGCTGATATTGATTGAATTGGCCGAGTTCAGACCTAACGTTTGTTTAAACTCATCGTCCAGGAAGGCTTGTTTTACCAGTGCCTGACAGTCATCGAAGCTGCCTTCTACCGCGTAGCAATGGATGTTTTCACCCAGCGTAGTAAAGAGTTTTTGCTGAGCCAGTGAGATTTTCCCCTGTGGATAGAGGATCACCACATCCACGCCCGGCATCTGATAAAAGGCATGGGCTACCGCCGCACCAGTATCGCCACTGGTCGCGGTCAGAATGGTGACCCGCTCTCCCTGACTAAAGGCACCAATGCATTGCGCCATAAAGCGTCCGCCAAAATCTTTAAAGGCCAGCGTCGGGCCATGAAATAGCTCAAGGCAATATTTATTTTTTTCAACTTCAACTAAGCGCGCAGGAAAATCAAATGCCTGCTCACACATGCTCTGTAATGAGTCCAGAGGTAACTCATCTCCGATCAGGTGCTTCAGGATAGCCGCGCTGCGCTGTGCAAAAGGCTGTGTCAGCAGGCCATCAATGTCATTCAGAGGCTCAAGCGTTGCGGGGAAAAACACCCCCTGATTGCGACCCAACCCTGTTTTAACGGCGTCAATAAAGGATACCACCTGAGTATCGTCTTTTAAGTTAACCAGTTTCATTCTACTCTCCTTCCTTTATTTCTCTTGTACCTTGTGGGTCAATCCGGCAAATGTGGCTAAAGCCATGTTTATTCAGGTAATTCTGTTGTAACCACAGCTGACAGCGCTGTGCATCTTCTTCGCTTGCGCATAAAGCAAACAAGGTTGGCCCGGCCCCCGAAATGCTGACATTTAGCGCGCCTAATTCAGGCAGGCTTTGTCTGGCCTCGGCAAACCCTTTTATCAAAGGTGCCCGCGCCGGCTCGGCAATCTCATCCTTCATTAAAGTCACGGCCTTATCAAACTGCTGCTGCGCCATTAACAAAGTAAAAGCGCTCAATCGCTGGGCAAATTCTACCGCATCGTGTGTCGCCAGCTGTTGCGGCAACACCGCTCTGGCCGCAGCGGTATTCAGGGCAAACCCGGGGTACGCCACCACCAGTCGCCAGTTGTCATCGCTCGGCAGGCTCAGAGCCCTGTCAGGGACCAATTCGGCTGTCAGCTGAAGCCCACCCAAATAGCAAGGCGTGATATTGTCATAGTGACGTGCACCACTGACCTTGCCTTCAAAATCAGCCATCAGCTCAATCATTTGAGTCTGAGACAGCTGTGTCTGTGCAAAAGCATCCAGCGCCGCAAACGTCGCGACCACAGAGCAGGCACTGGAACCCAGCCCAGAGCCGATCGGCAGTCGTTTTTCCAGGGTTAATTTCACCCCAGGCATGTTCGCTGCGACATGCTCTCTGAAATGGACCAGACATTGATAGGCGAGGTTTTCCTCAGCCTGTGCGGGTAATTTCGCCGCATACGGGCCGATGCAGGCAAAGCTGTCCTGCTCAGCAGCTTCAACGCTCACCACATCGCCCAATAAAGTCCCATCCAACGGGGCTATGGCGGCCCCGAGCGAATCAAATCCGACACAAAAGTTACCAATGGATGCCGGTGCAAAAAATCGTTTCATAGCCACTCCTAGCGTGTCAGTGTTTTCAGAATATCAGCGAACACCCCGGCTGCGGTGACTTCCGCACCGGCACCATACCCCCGGATCACAAAAGGTTTTGGCTGATAATACTGACTTAATATGGCAAGGGCATTTTCCCCGTCACGAATATCCGACAGTGCATGAGTACGCTCCACCGCTTCAATCCCGACCCGGCAACGACCATCGGCAATACTGCCCACATAACGTAACACCTTACCTTCACTGGCTGCACTTTGAATGCGGTCCGCAAACGCACCGTCCAGTTCATGCAACCGTGCCATAAACTCATCCACAGAGCTGCCCGCGGCAAAGTTTTCGGGCACCACAGGCTCGACTTCGATGTCAGACAGCTCCAGCGCTAAACCCGACTCACGAGCGATGATCAGCAGTTTACGCGCGACATCCGTGCCGGAGAGGTCATCACGCGGATCCGGTTCTGTAAAGCCGCTTTGTTTCGCTTTGGCGGTGGCCTCTGACAGGCTCAGGCCATCCTCCAGCTCACCGAAAATGTAAGACAATGAGCCCGACAAGATACCACTGAAAGACAGCAGCTCATCGCCCGCGCCGAACAATAGCTGCAGGTTATCGAGTACCGGCAGGCCCGCACCAACATTGGTTTCGTATAAGAAGCGTCGGCCCTTTTGCTGTGCAACCTGCTTCAGCGTCTGGTAATAGTCATAGTCGCTGGTGTTGGCTTTTTTATTGGCTGCCACAACGTGAAAGCCTGCCGCGAGAAAGTCCCGATATTGGTCGGCCAGTTGCTGAGACGAGCTGCAATCGACAATAACGGGATTGATCAGGTGGTTACGACGCACAAAGGCCTCGAGATCCGCAAGCTTAAAGCCCTCGGGCGCGTCTGCCAGCGCCTCTTGCCAGCGCTCAAAAGGCACGCCCTGTACATTCAGGTAACAGTGTTTTGAGTTAGCCACTCCATAGAGGTTGAGCTTGATGTTGCGCTCTGCCAGCCAGCTTTGCTGACGTTGCAACTGGGCCACCAGCTCTGTACCAACCAGGCCACAGCCAAGTAAAAACACATCAATTGAGGGAACATGGGTAAAGAAGTTCTCATGGCACACCTTCACCGCGTCCTGACATAGCTCACCCTGGATCACGGCAGAGATCGCGCTTTCGGTAGAGTCCTGGGCAATCGCCACAATATTCACCTGCGCCTGCGCCAGCGAGGCAAAGAACTTAGCCGCTAAACCTTTGTGCGATTTCATGTTATCGCCCACCAGGGTAACGATTGCCAGTGAGCGGCGTACCTCAATTGGTTCAATCAGCTGAGCCTGCATTTCCAGCTCAAAGGCGCTTTGCAGTGCCTGCAATGCTAACGGCAGGTCTTGTTCGTGCACACAGAAACTGATGCTGAACTCGCAAGAAGATTGGGTGATCAACACAATAGACACATTGTCTTTCGCCAACGCCGAAAACACCCTGGCCGCCATACCCACTTTGCCTTTCATGCCCGGCCCGGAAACCGTTAACATTGCCAGCTTATCCAGACTCGATAAGGCTTTAACCGGCTCATCACCATCGCCCTGGGCCGCAATCACAGAGCCTGGCAGCTCCGGCGCATGGGTATTTTTAATCTCGCACGGCACCCCGGTCTTGGCACAAGGTAATATCGTTTTAGGGTGTAAGACTTTGGCGCCAAAATACGACAGTTCCATTGCTTCTTTATAAGACAAGCGATTCACTTTGGTGGCTTTTTTAATCAATCTGGGGTCGGCACTGTAGACGCCGTCGACGTCTGTCCAGATCTGGCAGACCTCTGCCTGAATACAGGCTGCGGCAATGGCGGCTGAATAATCCGATCCGTTACGCCCAAGTGTCGTCAGCTCGCCTGCGGAATTGCTGCCGGTAAAGCCGGGCATGATGTAAAATTGTGCGCGGTGGGCCTGCAGCTGCGCGCTAAAACGGGCACGGCTTTCGTCCAACAGAGCTTGAGCATCCAGATAAGCGTCATTAGTAGCAATACACGCGGTGGCATCAAGATAATGGGCCTTGTCTTTACCTAGCATGGCCACCATCAGAGCGACACTGACGCGCTCACCGAAACTAATCACATATGCCTGTACGGCATCCGGGCATTGCCTGAGCAGTTTCACACCCGCCAGTTTATCTGCCAGTGCGGCAAAATCGGGCCAATGCGCCGCTTCACCAAACTCTGCTTCAACCTGAGATTTTAGCGCGTTCAGGCGCTCTGTCAGTGCTTGCCATTGCGCCTCATACGCTTGCCCCTGACGCGCCAGCTCGCACAGCTCTACCAGTTTGTCCGTAACGCCACCCGGAGCAGACAACACCACCAGCGCCTCGTCACTCCCCTGAGTCAGGATCAGTTCCCGAACCCGTTGCAGACAGCCATAATCGGCCAGCGATGATCCTCCAAACTTCAATACTTTCATGTCAATTTTCCTCATTCCAAAAACAAAAAAGGCCTGTGCTCGCAGTGAGCACAGGCCTTTTCGAATACGCACCGACCTATGCCACTATCCAGTTAGGATCGTGGTGGTAATAATGGTCGTAGTGTTAATAATCTTTTTCATAGACTTTAGACTGCCTGAACACTGGATAAGCTGTCAAGCACAAAAACCGAAATAATAGCGTGAAAAACTATGCAAAAAACTCAAGTTGTGAACAGCAAAGCGCAAAGTTTATGTCAGGATGGCAAGATAATTGATGTGTGGAGCGGAAAAATGGATGTTAATAAAAGAGGCTGGCGGTTACAAACGTGTCGCTGTTAGCGGATCCCAAAGCGGCTAAGTGTGGCCTGCAAGGACTCTGGCTTGACCGGTTTTTCCAAAAACGCCAACGCCCCCAGCCTGGCAACCCGCGTTTTCATTTCGTCCTGAATGTCAGCCGAAATCACCACAACATAGGTTTCTATCACCTGCTGTTTGATTGCTTCCAGCACGCCTATTCCATCCAGTATCGGCATGGTCAGGTCAAGACAAACTAAGTCAATCTGCTTTGATGCCAGTACCTCGAGGGCTTCACGTCCGTTACTGGCTTGGCAAATATCCACGTCCAGCATGCCATTGAGGCAACGGATAACTTGTTTGCGGGCAACGACCGAGTCGTCACAGACTAATACTGAGTAGCTCATACGGTGAATTGTCAAATAATCTTTATTGTTCTGTTCTGGGATAAAGGTTATTGTTGTGGTTAAACTTATAACACAATAATCTCTGTCCAGTAAGTGCCACAGGAACAAATTCCTTGTGATATCAGATTGAGATTAATATTTATTTTTAGCACTTTATTGGCTAACTTTAAGTGTATTAAGCACGCAAAAACTCGTTGTTAGGAGCAAAGAACTCTTCATGCTGCAAAAAAGTCTGTCAAAGAAGCTGCTCACAAACGTCTTGTCGGTTTACTTTTTGCTCACCTTTGTCGTGACGTGCGGACAAGTGGTGGCCGAATATGTCAATACCAAGGACTATATTCGCAACGAGTTAACCATGCTGCAAAAAACCTTTAGCCGCAGCCTGACCCGTGCCATCTGGGAGCTCAATACCAAACAAACCGTCACCACAGCAGAGGGTTTGCTGGCGATCCCTATGATTGAAGGGATCATTGTGCGTGACGACAGTGGCGAGATCATTTCCCAGCTGGGCCGCTCCCTCAATATCCATGAGCTCTACAGCCAACAGCTGGTACAAGAAGAAGCGCTCATTGAAGACACGCCCTCAGGCTTATTTGGCTATACCTTTCCGCTTATCTTCGAGTTCTCGGGCCGTGCCACCCAAGTGGGCGATGTCACCCTGTTCTCAAGCCGCGAAGTGGTATTCAGTCGCATCATGATCTCCATCTACTTCCTGATCGGTAATGCGATGGTCAAAACCACTTTTCTAATCATTTTGTTTTTACTCGCGTTTAGAAAGTTACTTACCGAGCCTTTAACCGATCTGACCGAGCAGATTGATGATTTTGAAATAGACAATGTTGATGGCCACAAAATAGATATAGATACCACGGAGCGTAACGAGCTTAAGGTGATGGAAGAGGCCTTCAACAAGCTCATTGACCGCATTGCCGATTACCGTAAAAAGCTCGACCAGGCGCAAAAAGAGCTGTTGATTAGTAACGAGAAACTGGACCAGCATAATATTCAGCTGGAGCAGGAGGTGGCACGCAAAACCTCCAACCTGTCGCAGGCCATGATGGACCTGCAGCAACAAAAATATGAGCTGGAAAAGCAAAAGCTCACCTTAACAGAAGAAATCGATCTCAGACGCCAGACCGAAGAAGAGCTGCTAACCAAACAAAAAGAGCTGGAAAAGTATGTTGATGAACTCAATATGGCGCAGGAGCGTCTGGTTGGCTCAGAGA
The Pseudoalteromonas viridis DNA segment above includes these coding regions:
- the nusB gene encoding transcription antitermination factor NusB; translation: MKPAARRKARVLALQAVYSWQLSGNPIADIEQQMLIENDVSKVDVEYFKDLARGVAVNCKQLDELMTPHLSRPFDDLDMVEKAVLRVSIYELKFREDVPYKVAINEGIELAKMFGAEDSHKFVNGVLDKAVKIIRK
- the ribH gene encoding 6,7-dimethyl-8-ribityllumazine synthase, giving the protein MKIIEGNKYAPGKKFAIVISRFNDFIGKSLLEGAVDELKRTGGVKDEDITVVYVPGAVELPLAAKRVAMKKEHDAIIALGVIIRGGTPHFDLVANESNKGLASVSMDYDIPVAFGVLTTESIEQAIERAGTKMGNKGGEAALGALEMVNVLEQI
- the ribBA gene encoding bifunctional 3,4-dihydroxy-2-butanone-4-phosphate synthase/GTP cyclohydrolase II, with product MSLNSAQEIIDDIKAGKMVILMDDEDRENEGDLIIAAEHITPEAINFMATYGRGLICLTMTQERCQQLDLPLMVKNNGAQFSTNFTMSIEAAKGVTTGISAADRARTVQAAVAKGAVPEDIVQPGHIFPIMAQPGGVLTRAGHTEAGCDLARLAGLEPSSVIVEILNPDGTMARRPELEVFAKEHDIKIGTIADLIEYRNLNETTIEKVAQCKLPTEYGEFELVTYKDTIDNQLHYALLKGEINADEATLVRVHLQSTFNDTLLSDRSADRSWTLHGAMKYIADNDGVLVILGKQEKTEDLEQLVKAFAAEDAGEKPNYRKFQGTSRTVGVGSQILADLGISKMRLMSLPKKYHALSGFHLEVVDYVEPQ
- a CDS encoding riboflavin synthase, encoding MFTGIIEATGTLTELTLKQGDLSVRVSSATLDMDDVQLGDSIATNGVCLTVVEKFSDGFRADVSNETLQLTRFGEYRVGQKVNLEKALQPTSRLGGHLVSGHVDGIAEVVAVQPNARATEYWLKAPAQLMKYIPYKGSVAIDGISLTVNDLDGDKFKLTIVPHTAQETTIVDFKVGTLINLEVDQISRYLERLIQGEPAATQQSTLTTSLLAKAGFIK
- the ribD gene encoding bifunctional diaminohydroxyphosphoribosylaminopyrimidine deaminase/5-amino-6-(5-phosphoribosylamino)uracil reductase RibD, with translation MSFTQADQTYMARAIELAQQGRFTTTPNPNVGCVIVNNGEIVGEGFHLRAGEPHAEVHALRQAQARARGATAYVTLEPCSHYGRTPPCAKGLIEAGVSKVIAAMVDPNPEVAGRGLAMLNEAGIETAFGLLEQQARALNKGFLKRMEQGRPYVICKLAASLDGKTALGNGESKWITGPAARRDVQLGRAQSCAILTGADTVLVDDARLNVRAEELTDIERPVEQWRQPVRVIIDSQNRLHPELALFKIPSPVVILRSDLDNQHNWPHFVEQIKINTRAGKIDLQAALNTLAERNINQIWLEAGATLAGAMHQQGLIDEYLIYLAPKIIGTDGRDLFNSAALSSMNQITELQFTEVSSIGTDIRITAHKQQGK
- the nrdR gene encoding transcriptional regulator NrdR, which gives rise to MHCPFCTAKETKVIDSRLVGSGHQVRRRRECILCHERFTTFEGAELVMPRVIKQDGSREPFNEDKLQNGLHRALEKRPVSTEQIEEVVHQIKSQLRATGEREVPSQLVGECIMEALKKLDKVAYVRFASVYRCFEDVKEFGEEIARLGDE
- the glyA gene encoding serine hydroxymethyltransferase; this encodes MLERNMNIADFDPELAQAIQSETTRQEEHIELIASENYCSPRVLEAQGSQLTNKYAEGYPGKRYYGGCEHVDVVEQLAIDRACELFGCDYANVQPHAGSQANAAVFQALLQPHDTVLGMSLAHGGHLTHGSHVNFSGKTYNAIQYGLNEETGEIDYAQVEALALEHKPKMIIGGFSAYSGIVDWAKFREIADKVGAYLLVDMAHVAGLVAAGIYPSPIPHAHVVTTTTHKTLAGPRGGLILSACGDADIYKKLNSAVFPGGQGGPLCHVIAAKAVAFKEALQDDFKAYQTQVVKNAQAMVAVLQERGYKVVSGKTDNHLFLLDLIDKDITGKDADAALGRANITVNKNSVPNDPRSPFVTSGLRIGSPAITRRGFKEAEASELAGWICDVLDNIEDESVQAQVKEKVKAICAKLPVYA
- the thrC gene encoding threonine synthase produces the protein MKLVNLKDDTQVVSFIDAVKTGLGRNQGVFFPATLEPLNDIDGLLTQPFAQRSAAILKHLIGDELPLDSLQSMCEQAFDFPARLVEVEKNKYCLELFHGPTLAFKDFGGRFMAQCIGAFSQGERVTILTATSGDTGAAVAHAFYQMPGVDVVILYPQGKISLAQQKLFTTLGENIHCYAVEGSFDDCQALVKQAFLDDEFKQTLGLNSANSINISRLLAQVCYYFEAFAQLNAAQRQQVHVSVPSGNFGNVCAAMIAAALGLPVKRLSATTNQNDTVPRYLDSGQWQPNATLESISNAMDVSKPNNWPRVESMLKQGYFPKYEFYSRSVSEERTQQVMRTVAKAGYVTEPHTAIAYEGLLLDGQPEETGIFLATAHPAKFRETVEAVLEQAIEMPEALATALEKPCLAEPLSADYAALKQAVLARLTR